A region of the Zonotrichia leucophrys gambelii isolate GWCS_2022_RI chromosome 14, RI_Zleu_2.0, whole genome shotgun sequence genome:
cagtggaaggtgtccctgcccatggcatggggaGGAACAAGAGCAGCTTCAAGGTCCCTtcaagatcccttccaacccagcccaTTCCATGCTTCTGTGCCTCTGTGGTGGGaaaaccccattttcccctgtgCTTGAGTGGAAAATGGAATATTAGACTGATGAGCAGGGCCAAACTGATCCTGCATGCAGGTGAGCTGGAAAGGATGGCAGAGcaaagccaggagcagcagctgctccaactCCAGGACCATCCAGCAGCtcaaagacaaagcaaaaaccTCAGAGGAACAATCAatcaaaactttatttttaaaacttcaatTGAAATAAAGCAGCAGTCATCTAAAAAGAGGCACTGGAGTTTCATCCCTTAAATCCTGCGTTAACCCCAGGATTTCCAGGTTTGATTTTCTCCTCTCTTGCTTTGCTCACACTCTGGAAAATGAAGATCTGCCACCCTGCAAGTCCCCAGGAGAAATGCTGGCCAAGCACTTCTGTCCTGAGCTCAGCCAAGGGCTGGAGTGGCACTGACCCTTAATGCCAGGCTTAAGGAGGCTGCTGTTAAACCAGGCTTAACgaggctgggctcagccctggctttgCTGGGCCCTGTCCTGCACTTCCCTCCGCACCTCCTTGATGTCATAGGCCCAGACCTGgtccaggccctggcccagggtgcaGCTGGGGCTCCAGGAGGGGAAGGGGTAGCGGCCGGCCACCACCCGCGCGTCGTCGGGCAGTTCTGCCAGGAGCTTGGTGGCCAAGGGAGGCTTCTGGGGAGagagacacagccagggacaggaggcGGCATTAGGACACGGTCAcacagtggcagtgccaccagggaTCCTCTGGGACATCTACCCTTCAAAGCAGAGGGCTGGTACTGGCCCGGGGTAAGGCTGGGACCTGGAGCAACAGCACAAGGGGAACGGCCTCAAGTGGCACCAGGGgaagttcaggttggatattgggaaaatttCCTCCCTGAAAGGGCtgtcaggcactggcacagctgcccagggcagtggtggggtCACCTTTCCTGCAGGGCTTTaacatggatgtggcacttggggacatggctcAGTGCTGGAGGAACTGCAGGACTTCAACCCAGAGGGATTTTCCAACCTCCATCATTCCATAAATCCAAATTTGTGCAGCACCAAACCACTCAGCCACAGGGATGCCCACCTGGCCTTATTCCACCCATTCCACCCTTATTTCACCTCTGTTTCCCAAGACAAGCCCCCTGGAGCTGGCCCAGAAGGACTCAGGGTGTGAGGGGCTGACTCACCACGCTGGGGGCCAGGAACACGATCACGTTGTGGCAGTCAGAGAGATTCACcttaaaacagaaggaaaaggggaataacgagcagcaggcaaagcaggaacagctgcttGAGCGTCCAAACCTTGTGGGTGATCTTTGGAACTTTGCAGGGATCAAAGATGCCACAAAAGGTGTGGGCTGGGGAAGTGTGGGTGTGAAAGCAGCACGTCTTGGGAAACACCTgcctccagcacctcccagaCCCACATTCCCTGATGGATTCtctctgctcaggctgcagaTACCTCATGGCAGCCTGAGAAGCTCATCCCTGCAGGTGAGCCTGTCAGCAGCACCCAGAcctctcctcagagctgctccatgcaGCAGAACTGGCCACgggctgctgccccagctggcaTTCCCTGCAAAGGAGGATGGATTTCCACCTCCCAGGAGCAgtgtgggatggggaaggagcaAGCAGCCATCAGCAAATCCATCCTGGAGATGCAAAcagagctctggccctgccctgagcacaccCAGACCCTCGGGATGCTGTTACCTTCCACAGATCCTTTTTCAGGAAGGAGACCTTGCCGTGGTAACCAGCCCTCCAGGCACGGTAGTtggccaggcacagcagccaggggtTGAGCTCATAGCCCAGGGCTGGCCTCAGCCCCTGCTTGTAAGCTTCGAGCACCTgcacagggagagagggagggctGAAAGCCaaagcagctcagtgctgagtgtggggcagggtttgggagggcaggggctgctgcccagctgcaccCACCCCATCCTGCTGGCTCACAGGCAGGGTGACCTTGGAGCTCAGCACCACCCATGCCCTCACTGCCACCCTGCTCCCTGCATGCATTTTATAGGGCTGCCAAAGACCCCCTATGGCCATCTAGAGCCACCCTGGAGCACCTAGGGCTGCCTAGAACTACCTGGGGCTGTCTAGAGCCACCTAGGACAGTGCTGGGTCACCAAGGACTACCAAGGACAGTCTAGGACTATTTAGGACAGTCTAGAACCACCTAGGACAGCCTAGGGCCACCTAGGACAGCCTAGGAACACCTAGGACCCCCTAGGACAGTCTAGGACCTCCTAGGACAGTCTAGGGACACCTAGGGACACCCATGACAATTGAGAACCACCTACAGATGTCTAAGACCATCAAGGACGCTCTGGGATCACCAGGGATGGTCCTGGCCACCCAGAAGGCAGGCACAAACccggcagcagcagggtgggagtgtcccctccaccctccctgcccttggcCCACCCCGGACACCTCAATTTCCCCCAGGATCCTTACGAGCCGTCCATCTCCGGATCCCAGATCCACGGTCTTGCCGGCACGGCCCTGCAGCAGCGCCAGAGTGTTGGCGACCTGCCGGGGGCTGGAGGGCTGGTACGGCACCTGCGGGGGCACAGCGGGTCAGGGGGGCCGGGATCGGTgtcctgggggtttggggtgccgGTACCTGCAAGCACAGGGGGTCAGGGGAACAGGCCTCGGGATCAGGGTGCCGGtacctgcaggcacaggggtCAGGGGGACAGGCCTCGGGATCAGGGTGCCGGtacctgcaggcacaggggtATCGGGGTGCCGGtacctgcaggcacaggggatCGGGGTGCCGGTACCTGCAGGCACAGGGTATCGGGATGCCGGtacctgcaggcacaggggatCGGGGTATTGGGGTGCCGGtatctgcaggcacagcaggtcAGGGGTGCCGGTACCGGCAGGCACAGCGGGTCAGGGGGACAGGCCTCGGGATCAGGGTGCCGGtacctgcagg
Encoded here:
- the ANTKMT gene encoding adenine nucleotide translocase lysine N-methyltransferase, which encodes MKPAMEPAMDPGWDPGEPGEPSWARPGAALGGRGLLALAAASGAAVWATWAVLLMPGFRRVPLRLQVPYQPSSPRQVANTLALLQGRAGKTVDLGSGDGRLVLEAYKQGLRPALGYELNPWLLCLANYRAWRAGYHGKVSFLKKDLWKVNLSDCHNVIVFLAPSVKPPLATKLLAELPDDARVVAGRYPFPSWSPSCTLGQGLDQVWAYDIKEVRREVQDRAQQSQG